A portion of the Burkholderia pseudomultivorans genome contains these proteins:
- a CDS encoding efflux transporter outer membrane subunit, whose amino-acid sequence MRSPATKGTLALAVLAVSLIMAGCASMGDNKPQSAQIEANTLDAGAAIRAADRDAGWPASDWWRAYRDPQLDAWIAAAQAGNPTLAAAQARVREAQAMARVARSAELPQINGNLSLMRQHWPDNVYYGPGPLADTDTWNNTGTLGLSYHLDLWGKDKNATERALDTAHATAADARAAKLELEVNVVRAYVGMSMNYALLDLAHETFERQRAVADLARKRLQAGIGTQLEVSQAESTLPDYERQIDSYEEAIQLARHQLAALAGKGPGAGDAIKRPSLSLDAPAGLPSAMPADLLGRRPDVVAARWTVQAQARGIDVAKAAFYPDIDLLATVGGFGVTAPFTDFLRAMNGGWTAGPALSLPIFEGGRLRAQLGAANAGYDQAVERYNQTIVGALKDIADQVVRIRSLDTQKKDAARSVAANDRSYQLSREGFRRGLTDYVNVLVAQQQLLRAQETAARIDAERLAAHAQLMAALGGGVETGDDAPGGHPSDAAAAPAAATSSAAAHARAVPGTQPAAGGNRPAPAGKPATQAAR is encoded by the coding sequence GTGCGGTCTCCGGCAACAAAAGGGACGCTGGCACTGGCGGTTCTTGCAGTCTCATTAATAATGGCCGGATGCGCGAGCATGGGCGACAACAAGCCGCAGTCGGCGCAGATCGAAGCGAACACGCTCGATGCGGGCGCCGCCATCCGCGCGGCCGACCGCGACGCGGGCTGGCCCGCGTCGGACTGGTGGCGCGCGTATCGCGACCCGCAGCTCGACGCCTGGATCGCCGCGGCGCAGGCCGGCAATCCGACGCTCGCGGCCGCGCAGGCCCGCGTGCGCGAAGCGCAGGCGATGGCGCGCGTCGCGCGCTCGGCCGAACTGCCGCAGATCAACGGCAACCTGTCGCTGATGCGCCAGCACTGGCCGGACAACGTCTACTACGGCCCGGGCCCGCTCGCCGACACCGACACCTGGAACAACACGGGCACGCTCGGCCTGTCGTACCACCTCGACCTGTGGGGCAAGGACAAGAACGCGACCGAACGCGCGCTCGACACCGCGCATGCGACGGCGGCCGATGCGCGCGCGGCGAAGCTCGAGCTCGAAGTGAACGTGGTGCGCGCGTACGTCGGCATGTCGATGAACTATGCGCTGCTCGATCTCGCGCATGAAACCTTCGAGCGCCAGCGCGCGGTGGCCGACCTCGCACGCAAACGGCTGCAGGCCGGCATCGGCACCCAGCTCGAAGTGAGCCAGGCCGAATCGACGCTGCCCGACTACGAGCGCCAGATCGACTCGTACGAGGAAGCGATCCAGCTCGCCCGCCACCAGCTTGCCGCGCTCGCGGGCAAGGGCCCCGGCGCGGGCGACGCGATCAAGCGGCCGAGCCTGTCGCTCGACGCGCCGGCCGGCCTGCCGTCGGCCATGCCGGCCGACCTGCTCGGCCGCCGCCCCGACGTCGTCGCGGCGCGCTGGACGGTCCAGGCGCAGGCGCGCGGCATCGATGTCGCGAAAGCGGCGTTCTATCCGGACATCGACCTGCTCGCGACGGTCGGCGGCTTCGGCGTGACCGCGCCGTTTACCGACTTCCTGCGCGCGATGAACGGCGGCTGGACGGCCGGCCCCGCGCTGTCGCTGCCGATCTTCGAAGGCGGCCGCCTGCGCGCGCAGCTCGGCGCGGCCAATGCCGGCTACGACCAGGCTGTCGAGCGCTACAACCAGACGATCGTCGGCGCGCTGAAGGACATCGCCGACCAGGTCGTGCGGATCCGCTCGCTCGATACGCAGAAGAAGGACGCCGCGCGCTCGGTGGCCGCCAACGACCGCAGCTACCAGTTGTCGCGCGAAGGCTTCCGGCGCGGCCTGACCGACTATGTGAACGTGCTGGTCGCGCAGCAGCAGCTGCTGCGCGCGCAGGAGACGGCAGCCCGCATCGACGCCGAACGCCTCGCCGCGCATGCGCAGCTGATGGCCGCGCTCGGCGGCGGGGTCGAGACGGGCGACGACGCGCCGGGCGGCCATCCGTCGGACGCTGCCGCGGCACCGGCCGCCGCGACATCGAGCGCTGCCGCGCATGCGCGGGCCGTGCCCGGCACGCAACCCGCAGCCGGCGGCAACCGGCCCGCCCCGGCCGGCAAGCCCGCCACGCAGGCCGCACGGTAA
- a CDS encoding LysR family transcriptional regulator: protein MDTLQNMRVFVRVVDAGSFTAAAQQMNSTTAYASRAVSDLEAHLRTRLLNRTTRRIALTEAGERYLQRCEQILAYVDQAEAEAGDAHARPSGKLKVHCFTSLGQHYLVPAVARYRERYPDVHVELTLAQRLPDLLDEGYDVAIVVGRDLPDSGLVSQRLGESYSVVCAAPSYIEQHGVPQRPADLAQHICLGMVTPGFQYDEWILAGPNGDEVVPIEAPPFRVNVAEALAVAVREGMGLAGLPLYSAIGWLRSGHIVRVMPEYRSHVMNIYALYASRQYLDAKIRTWVDFLRDELPTTLQADEAALEQYTRAT, encoded by the coding sequence ATGGATACGTTACAAAACATGCGCGTATTCGTACGCGTGGTCGACGCGGGCAGCTTCACCGCGGCCGCCCAGCAGATGAATTCGACGACCGCCTATGCGTCGCGCGCCGTCTCGGATCTCGAAGCCCACCTGCGCACGCGCCTGCTGAACCGCACCACGCGCCGGATCGCGCTGACCGAAGCCGGCGAGCGCTACCTGCAGCGCTGCGAGCAGATCCTCGCGTACGTCGACCAGGCCGAAGCCGAGGCGGGCGACGCGCACGCGCGCCCGTCGGGCAAGCTGAAGGTCCATTGCTTCACGAGCCTCGGCCAGCACTATCTGGTGCCGGCCGTCGCGCGCTATCGCGAGCGCTATCCGGACGTGCATGTCGAGCTGACGCTCGCGCAGCGGCTGCCCGACCTGCTCGACGAGGGCTATGACGTCGCGATCGTGGTCGGCCGCGACCTGCCTGATTCGGGGCTCGTGTCGCAGCGGCTCGGCGAAAGCTACAGCGTCGTATGCGCGGCGCCGTCCTATATCGAGCAGCACGGCGTGCCGCAGCGGCCGGCCGATCTCGCGCAGCACATCTGTCTCGGGATGGTCACGCCGGGCTTCCAGTACGACGAATGGATACTGGCGGGGCCGAACGGCGACGAGGTGGTGCCGATCGAGGCGCCGCCGTTTCGCGTGAACGTCGCCGAGGCGCTCGCGGTGGCGGTGCGGGAGGGGATGGGGCTGGCCGGGCTGCCGCTCTATTCGGCGATCGGCTGGCTGCGCAGCGGGCATATCGTGCGCGTGATGCCCGAGTACCGCTCGCACGTGATGAACATCTACGCGCTGTACGCGTCGCGCCAGTATCTCGACGCGAAAATCCGGACCTGGGTCGATTTCCTGCGCGACGAGCTGCCGACCACGCTGCAGGCCGACGAAGCCGCGCTCGAACAGTACACGCGTGCGACATGA
- a CDS encoding metallophosphoesterase — MKVRVLSDLHLEGNQPDVIAHADADLVVLAGDIHNHAEGLRWAAETFDPNVPVVYVPGNHEYYDGEFGALEAAMRDAAHALDNVHYLNNGVYVDPAQRFRVLGTTLWTDFTLFGADDASVAHAIDAGSRVMLDFKGLIQVTWPHDAALHAAPGAPERDFTPADAIALYRRARAWLETQLATPFAGRTIVVTHHAPHRRSLAERYAQDPVSAGFVNDLAALVRPPVDLWVHGHTHTSFDYVADGGTRVVCNPRGYIHRRTGERENPAFAWDKIVALG; from the coding sequence GTGAAAGTGCGCGTGCTGTCCGACCTGCATCTCGAAGGCAACCAGCCCGACGTGATCGCGCATGCCGACGCCGATCTCGTCGTGCTGGCCGGCGACATCCACAATCATGCGGAAGGCCTGCGCTGGGCCGCCGAGACGTTCGACCCGAACGTGCCGGTCGTCTATGTGCCGGGCAACCACGAGTATTACGACGGCGAGTTCGGCGCGCTCGAGGCGGCGATGCGCGACGCGGCGCACGCGCTCGACAACGTGCATTACCTGAACAACGGCGTGTATGTCGATCCTGCGCAGCGCTTTCGCGTGCTCGGCACGACGCTGTGGACCGATTTCACGCTGTTCGGCGCCGACGACGCGAGCGTTGCGCACGCGATCGACGCCGGCTCGCGCGTGATGCTCGATTTCAAGGGATTGATCCAGGTGACGTGGCCGCACGACGCGGCGCTGCATGCGGCGCCCGGCGCGCCGGAGCGCGATTTCACGCCGGCCGACGCGATCGCGCTGTACCGGCGCGCACGCGCGTGGCTGGAAACGCAGCTGGCGACGCCGTTCGCGGGCCGCACGATCGTCGTCACGCACCACGCGCCGCACCGGCGTTCGCTCGCGGAGCGCTATGCGCAGGATCCGGTGTCGGCGGGATTCGTCAACGATCTGGCGGCACTCGTGCGGCCGCCCGTCGACCTGTGGGTGCACGGCCACACCCATACGTCATTCGATTACGTCGCGGACGGCGGCACGCGCGTCGTGTGCAATCCGCGCGGCTATATCCACCGGCGCACCGGCGAACGGGAAAACCCCGCGTTCGCATGGGACAAGATCGTCGCGCTCGGCTGA
- a CDS encoding FAD-binding oxidoreductase, with protein sequence MISSEAFVSACRDAIGADHVLTDPHDTEPFLTDWRRRYKGAACAVLRPANTAEVAALVRLANTHGVALVPQGGNTGLAGGATPDASGSQAVLSLARLNRVRALDPHNNTITVEAGVILADVQARAREGNRLFALSLAAEGSCTIGGNLSTNAGGTAVLRYGNARELCLGLEVVTPQGEIWDGLRGLRKDNTGYDLRDLFIGAEGTLGIITAAVMKLHPLPAAQVTALAALESPHAALDFLSLAQRAAGPLLTGFELMSDFCMQLVGKHYPQLRYPFAHTHAQTVLLELSDNESESHARALFEKLMEEAFDAGLVVDAVVAENLAQSRAFWDLREHIPLAQADEGLNIKHDIAVPISSIARFIDETDAAIQQAAPGARMVTFGHLGDGNLHYNVQTPEGGDPKAFLAEYQAPINRIVYDNVHRHHGTISAEHGIGQLKIDDAQRYKSPVETALMRTLKAALDPRGLMNPGKVLH encoded by the coding sequence ATGATTTCTTCCGAAGCCTTCGTTTCCGCCTGCCGCGACGCGATCGGCGCCGATCACGTGCTGACCGATCCGCATGATACCGAACCGTTCCTGACCGACTGGCGCCGCCGCTACAAGGGCGCCGCCTGCGCGGTGCTGAGACCCGCGAACACCGCCGAAGTCGCCGCGCTCGTGCGGCTCGCGAACACGCATGGCGTCGCGCTGGTCCCGCAAGGCGGCAACACGGGGCTCGCCGGCGGCGCGACACCCGATGCAAGCGGCAGCCAGGCCGTACTGAGCCTCGCGCGCCTGAACCGCGTGCGCGCGCTCGATCCGCACAACAACACGATCACCGTCGAGGCCGGCGTGATCCTCGCCGACGTGCAGGCGCGCGCCCGCGAAGGCAACCGGCTGTTCGCGCTGAGCCTCGCCGCCGAAGGCAGCTGCACGATCGGCGGCAACCTGTCGACCAATGCGGGCGGCACCGCGGTGCTGCGCTACGGCAACGCGCGCGAGCTGTGCCTCGGGCTCGAGGTCGTGACGCCGCAGGGCGAGATCTGGGACGGCCTGCGCGGGCTGCGCAAGGACAACACCGGGTACGACCTGCGCGACCTGTTCATCGGCGCGGAAGGCACGCTCGGCATCATCACCGCCGCGGTGATGAAGCTGCATCCGCTGCCGGCCGCGCAGGTCACCGCGCTGGCCGCGCTCGAATCGCCGCACGCCGCGCTCGACTTCCTGTCGCTCGCGCAGCGCGCCGCCGGCCCGCTGCTGACCGGTTTCGAGCTGATGTCCGACTTCTGCATGCAGCTCGTCGGCAAGCACTATCCGCAGTTGCGCTACCCGTTCGCGCACACGCATGCGCAGACGGTGCTGCTCGAACTGTCCGACAACGAAAGCGAAAGCCACGCGCGCGCGCTGTTCGAAAAGCTGATGGAGGAAGCGTTCGACGCGGGCCTCGTGGTCGACGCGGTGGTCGCGGAGAATCTCGCGCAGTCGCGCGCGTTCTGGGATCTGCGCGAGCACATCCCGCTCGCGCAGGCCGACGAAGGGCTCAACATCAAGCACGACATCGCGGTGCCGATCTCGTCGATCGCGCGCTTCATCGACGAGACCGACGCGGCGATCCAGCAGGCGGCGCCGGGCGCGCGCATGGTCACGTTCGGCCATCTCGGCGACGGCAACCTGCACTACAACGTGCAGACGCCGGAAGGCGGCGACCCGAAGGCGTTCCTCGCCGAATACCAGGCGCCGATCAACCGCATCGTCTACGACAACGTGCACCGCCATCACGGCACGATCAGCGCCGAGCATGGCATCGGCCAGCTGAAGATCGACGATGCGCAGCGCTACAAGTCGCCGGTCGAAACGGCGCTGATGCGCACGCTGAAGGCCGCGCTCGACCCGCGCGGGCTGATGAACCCCGGCAAGGTCCTGCACTGA
- a CDS encoding DUF2069 domain-containing protein codes for MNAPARPAVPARPRHAQAAAACLAALIVLSLAWELWLAPLRPGGSALMLKAVPLALALPGVWRRNIYTMQWASMLILVYFAEGIVRGMSDRGLSATLGWCETALAVGFFAAALAYVAPFKRAAKQQRAAP; via the coding sequence ATGAACGCGCCCGCCCGCCCCGCCGTCCCCGCCCGGCCGCGCCACGCGCAGGCCGCCGCCGCGTGCCTCGCCGCGCTGATCGTGCTGTCGCTCGCGTGGGAGCTGTGGCTCGCGCCGCTGCGCCCGGGCGGCTCCGCGCTGATGCTGAAGGCCGTGCCGCTCGCGCTTGCGCTGCCCGGCGTGTGGCGGCGTAACATCTATACGATGCAGTGGGCGAGCATGCTGATCCTCGTCTATTTCGCCGAAGGCATCGTGCGCGGCATGTCCGACCGCGGCTTGTCCGCGACGCTCGGGTGGTGCGAGACCGCGCTCGCCGTCGGCTTCTTCGCGGCGGCGCTTGCGTACGTCGCGCCGTTCAAACGCGCGGCGAAACAGCAACGCGCCGCGCCCTGA
- the wrbA gene encoding NAD(P)H:quinone oxidoreductase, with the protein MKDILVLYYSRHGATRDLALAIANGIDSVPGMQARIRTVPPVSTVCEASAPDIPADGPPYAELRDLEECAGLALGSPTRFGNMAAPLKYFLDGTTPQWLSGALNGKPASVFTSTGSLHGGQESTLLTMMLPLLHHGMMIVGIPYTESALSTTRTGGTPYGASHVAQHDRTAPAGLSADEKALAAALGVRLARTAAALAAAGVA; encoded by the coding sequence ATGAAAGACATTCTCGTCCTCTATTACAGCCGTCATGGCGCGACGCGCGATCTCGCGCTCGCGATCGCCAACGGCATCGACAGCGTGCCGGGCATGCAGGCGCGCATCCGCACGGTGCCGCCCGTGTCGACCGTCTGCGAAGCCAGCGCACCCGACATCCCCGCCGACGGCCCGCCGTACGCCGAGTTGCGCGACCTCGAGGAATGCGCGGGCCTCGCGCTCGGCTCGCCCACCCGCTTCGGCAACATGGCCGCGCCGCTCAAGTACTTCCTCGACGGCACGACGCCGCAGTGGCTGTCGGGCGCGCTGAACGGCAAGCCGGCCAGCGTGTTCACGTCGACGGGCAGCCTGCACGGCGGCCAGGAATCGACGCTGCTGACGATGATGCTGCCGCTGCTGCATCACGGGATGATGATCGTCGGCATTCCGTACACCGAATCCGCGCTCAGCACGACGCGCACGGGCGGCACGCCGTACGGCGCGTCGCATGTCGCGCAGCACGACCGCACCGCGCCCGCCGGGCTGTCGGCCGACGAGAAAGCGCTCGCGGCCGCGCTCGGCGTGCGGCTCGCGCGCACGGCCGCCGCGCTCGCCGCCGCCGGGGTCGCATGA
- a CDS encoding helix-turn-helix domain-containing protein: protein MTQLEELKLAHQAVRLYAESHPRPVHVTQAQAAEMLGITARTVHTLVRTGKLKLNGIGRIPIAQIDELIAARNA, encoded by the coding sequence ATGACTCAACTCGAAGAACTGAAACTCGCGCACCAGGCCGTGCGGCTCTATGCCGAATCGCACCCGCGGCCGGTCCACGTCACCCAGGCTCAGGCGGCTGAAATGCTCGGGATCACGGCGCGCACCGTGCACACTCTCGTGCGCACCGGGAAACTGAAGCTGAACGGCATCGGGCGCATCCCTATCGCTCAGATCGATGAACTGATCGCTGCCCGCAACGCATAA
- a CDS encoding DNA-binding protein, with product MTSRRINSTAVFNVLRTGTHTAREIATELQTSTAFVQSFLDTLFYAGRIRIDRRVRADTAYEPMPAAMPRVPLDTPAAGPRLAPNLQSTLAGYDREISRRVELAMTTRAR from the coding sequence ATGACCAGTCGCCGCATCAACAGCACCGCCGTGTTCAACGTCCTGCGCACTGGCACGCACACCGCGCGCGAGATCGCGACCGAGCTGCAGACATCGACGGCGTTCGTGCAGAGCTTCCTCGACACGCTGTTCTACGCCGGCCGCATCCGCATCGATCGGCGTGTGCGCGCGGACACGGCATACGAGCCGATGCCGGCCGCAATGCCGCGCGTGCCGCTCGACACGCCGGCCGCGGGCCCGCGTCTCGCACCCAACCTGCAATCCACGCTCGCCGGCTACGATCGCGAGATCAGCCGCCGCGTCGAGCTTGCTATGACCACGAGGGCACGATGA
- a CDS encoding Lar family restriction alleviation protein yields the protein MSDVLPCPFCGKPPYVAKEIDPDEWWYVACQTPGCILPTAAGYTSIESAIAKWNRRAPASEKEAS from the coding sequence ATGAGCGACGTCTTGCCGTGCCCTTTCTGCGGGAAACCGCCTTATGTGGCCAAAGAGATTGACCCTGACGAATGGTGGTACGTCGCTTGTCAGACGCCGGGTTGCATCTTACCGACTGCGGCGGGATACACATCCATCGAATCGGCGATTGCGAAGTGGAACCGCCGCGCCCCTGCTAGTGAGAAGGAGGCATCTTGA
- a CDS encoding DNA cytosine methyltransferase, which produces MTFRFGSVCSGIEAASCAWHPLGWQTAFVSEIEPFPSAVLTHHYPTVPNLGDMTKFKDWPDAAIDLLVGGTPCQSFSVAGLRKGLADPRGNLMLTYLAIAQRYAPRWLVWENVPGVLSSNDGRDFGTFLGGLAELGYGFAYRVLDAQFFGVAQRRRRVFVVGHLGDWRRAAAVLFERESLLGHPAPSRETRQGIAPTLSARTKGGGGLGTDFDCDGGLIPEIARALTTSNQRIDAETETLLVAHELRGEGFDASEDGAGRGTPLVPCQPYTLAIRGRDDGHALEYRQDGTANAILTPNGGRGGIGVGAIAFAENSRAELRLKGGDGRRVGAISTGGGKPGQGAPMIVHSICLGSDPINSEDLAQPITRRNGDPGTISTGSAVRRLTPRECERLQGFPDHYTLINVRGKPAADGPRYKALGNSMAVPVMHWIGKRIEFVESLTT; this is translated from the coding sequence ATGACTTTCCGATTCGGCTCCGTCTGTAGCGGTATCGAAGCAGCCAGCTGTGCCTGGCATCCGCTCGGATGGCAAACCGCATTCGTGAGCGAGATCGAGCCGTTTCCGAGCGCCGTTCTCACGCACCACTACCCGACCGTCCCGAACCTCGGCGACATGACCAAATTCAAGGATTGGCCCGATGCAGCTATCGATCTTCTCGTCGGAGGAACTCCCTGCCAAAGCTTCAGCGTCGCCGGACTTCGAAAGGGACTGGCTGATCCGCGTGGCAACCTCATGCTCACCTATCTTGCCATTGCTCAGCGCTACGCTCCCCGCTGGCTGGTTTGGGAAAACGTCCCCGGTGTCCTGTCGTCAAACGATGGACGGGATTTTGGAACCTTCCTCGGCGGCCTGGCAGAACTCGGGTATGGGTTCGCATACCGCGTTCTTGACGCTCAGTTCTTCGGAGTGGCCCAGCGACGCCGCCGTGTGTTCGTTGTCGGACATCTTGGAGACTGGCGACGTGCCGCAGCGGTACTTTTTGAGCGCGAAAGCCTGCTCGGGCATCCTGCGCCGAGCCGCGAAACGAGGCAAGGAATTGCCCCAACCCTTAGCGCGCGCACTAAAGGCGGTGGCGGACTAGGAACCGACTTCGATTGCGATGGCGGCTTGATTCCCGAAATCGCTCGCGCCCTGACGACGAGCAATCAGAGAATTGATGCGGAGACGGAGACGTTGCTCGTTGCTCACGAGTTGCGCGGCGAGGGTTTCGACGCAAGCGAGGATGGAGCCGGTCGGGGCACTCCGCTCGTCCCATGCCAGCCATACACGCTCGCGATTCGCGGTCGCGATGACGGGCATGCACTCGAATATCGGCAGGACGGGACTGCGAACGCGATTCTCACACCGAATGGTGGACGTGGAGGCATCGGGGTTGGCGCGATTGCCTTCGCCGAGAACAGTCGCGCCGAACTCCGACTCAAGGGTGGCGACGGTCGGCGCGTCGGCGCAATTTCAACCGGCGGTGGCAAACCAGGACAAGGCGCCCCGATGATCGTTCATTCGATCTGCCTCGGCAGCGACCCAATCAATTCCGAAGATCTCGCGCAGCCGATTACGCGACGTAACGGTGATCCGGGAACGATCTCTACCGGGAGCGCGGTTCGTCGCCTCACCCCTCGCGAATGCGAGCGCCTGCAAGGCTTCCCCGACCACTACACCCTCATCAACGTGCGCGGCAAGCCTGCCGCCGATGGCCCGCGCTACAAGGCGCTCGGCAACAGCATGGCCGTGCCGGTGATGCACTGGATCGGCAAGCGCATTGAGTTCGTCGAATCGCTCACCACCTGA
- the recT gene encoding recombination protein RecT, translating into MATTTNLAQLKSTSKMVAREAGIGSVKQFFESQKATLAAVLPKHVSPDRMLKIALGALRTTPKLMECTVESLMGAVVQCSQLGLEPNTPLGHAYLIPFDKRKKVGNDWVTDKTEVQIVIGYKGLIDLARRSGQVVSIAAHAVHEHDHFEYAYGLDEKLEHRPAMTRRGDVIAFYAVAKLVGGGHAFEVMSAEQVNEIRDASENYKGAVRKKKQAESVWGQHYEEMGRKTVLRRLFKYLPVSIELASAAAIDDVGASGRSQALDTVLDGDYITPTDDEPDDDGEIDPPAGLTDQRQQQRDMALPSYDELLAKVQKADNTDDLDLVLDSARELPQAEYVKLEQAYQDRREVLLGA; encoded by the coding sequence ATGGCAACGACAACCAACCTGGCCCAACTCAAGTCGACCTCGAAGATGGTCGCACGCGAGGCCGGTATCGGCAGCGTGAAGCAGTTTTTCGAATCGCAAAAGGCGACGCTCGCCGCGGTGCTGCCGAAGCACGTCAGCCCCGATCGCATGCTCAAGATCGCGCTCGGCGCGCTGCGCACGACGCCGAAGCTGATGGAGTGCACGGTAGAGTCGCTGATGGGCGCCGTCGTGCAGTGCTCGCAGCTCGGCCTCGAACCGAACACGCCGCTCGGCCATGCCTACCTGATCCCGTTCGATAAGCGAAAGAAGGTCGGTAACGATTGGGTAACGGACAAGACCGAAGTCCAGATCGTGATCGGCTACAAAGGCCTGATCGATCTCGCGCGCCGCTCTGGCCAGGTCGTGAGCATCGCTGCGCACGCAGTGCATGAGCACGATCACTTCGAATACGCGTATGGCCTCGACGAAAAGCTTGAGCATCGCCCTGCCATGACGCGCCGCGGTGACGTGATTGCCTTCTACGCGGTCGCGAAGCTGGTTGGCGGCGGCCATGCGTTCGAGGTCATGAGCGCTGAGCAGGTCAACGAGATCCGCGACGCGAGCGAGAACTATAAGGGCGCCGTCCGCAAGAAGAAGCAAGCCGAATCGGTCTGGGGCCAGCACTACGAAGAAATGGGTCGCAAAACCGTGCTGCGCCGCCTGTTCAAGTACCTGCCGGTGAGCATCGAGCTCGCGAGCGCGGCCGCGATCGATGATGTCGGCGCCTCTGGCCGCTCGCAGGCGCTCGATACCGTTCTCGACGGCGACTACATCACGCCGACCGACGACGAGCCGGACGACGACGGCGAGATCGATCCGCCGGCCGGCCTGACCGATCAGCGACAGCAGCAACGCGACATGGCGCTGCCGTCCTATGACGAACTGCTCGCGAAGGTCCAGAAGGCCGACAACACCGATGACCTCGACCTCGTGCTAGACAGCGCGCGCGAGCTGCCGCAAGCCGAGTACGTGAAGCTCGAGCAGGCGTATCAGGATCGCCGCGAAGTGCTGCTCGGCGCGTAA
- a CDS encoding PD-(D/E)XK nuclease-like domain-containing protein: protein MLIEHLDIDEYHRHAAVSKSQLDTINVSPAHFWALHRDPARPAPTTRSGQLEGQLAHCAILEPDEFGKRYALGPTLNRNTKAWKEFVDENAGRIAIQQDQYDTAWRQSDAVRALPEIREALSRGRAEVSAFWTDPATGVACRCRPDWVHDLTESNVLLVDLKTFSSAGPDEFRRQAARKRYHVQDAFYSDGYEAASGKEVRAFVFVAVETEWPFAAHAMMLDDMSREQGRSDYARNLATFARCEDACEWPGYSKEITLITLPQWAFTTDEA from the coding sequence ATGCTGATCGAACATCTGGACATCGACGAATACCACCGGCACGCCGCAGTCAGCAAGTCGCAGCTCGACACGATCAACGTGTCGCCCGCGCACTTCTGGGCGCTGCATCGTGATCCGGCGCGGCCAGCACCGACCACGCGCAGCGGCCAGCTCGAGGGCCAACTCGCGCACTGCGCGATCCTCGAGCCGGACGAGTTCGGCAAGCGCTATGCGCTCGGCCCGACGCTGAACCGCAACACGAAGGCATGGAAAGAGTTCGTCGACGAGAACGCAGGCCGCATCGCGATCCAGCAGGACCAGTACGACACCGCCTGGCGCCAGTCGGACGCTGTGCGTGCGCTGCCGGAGATTCGCGAGGCGCTGTCGCGCGGCCGCGCCGAGGTGTCGGCATTCTGGACCGATCCGGCGACGGGCGTAGCATGCCGATGCCGGCCGGACTGGGTGCATGACCTGACCGAATCGAATGTGCTGCTCGTCGACCTGAAGACGTTCAGCAGCGCTGGACCGGACGAGTTTCGGCGGCAGGCTGCGCGCAAGCGCTACCACGTGCAGGACGCGTTCTACAGCGACGGCTACGAGGCCGCGAGCGGCAAGGAAGTGCGTGCGTTCGTGTTCGTTGCCGTCGAGACGGAATGGCCGTTCGCCGCGCACGCAATGATGCTCGACGACATGTCTCGCGAACAAGGTCGCTCGGACTATGCACGCAATCTCGCGACCTTCGCGCGCTGCGAGGACGCCTGCGAATGGCCCGGCTACTCGAAGGAAATCACCCTGATCACGCTGCCCCAATGGGCTTTCACTACGGACGAGGCATGA